Proteins found in one Micromonospora sp. WMMD1082 genomic segment:
- a CDS encoding MOSC N-terminal beta barrel domain-containing protein gives MRLSEINTYPVKGCHGLGHDEAGVRPWGLDGDRRWMIVDADGVGVTQRDVAALVRVHARCGPDGLLLCAEGHPELLVPEPAGAAPVAVRTFRRRLLRVDALPAGPAADAWLGAVLDRPVRLVWLAQPARHIRRGDKEYDPGDQVSFADAYPVLLASTASLAALGDWLVAAGAEPVPMARFRPNLVVDGAPAWAEDGWAGRGLRIGAVRFRAAGPSARCLVTTIDQETGVRDREPLRTLARHRNIDRKLLFGLNLVPLQAGHLRLGDPLELTD, from the coding sequence GTGCGGCTGAGCGAGATCAACACGTACCCGGTCAAGGGTTGTCACGGCCTCGGCCACGACGAGGCCGGCGTGCGACCGTGGGGGTTGGACGGCGATCGTCGCTGGATGATTGTCGACGCCGACGGGGTCGGTGTCACCCAGCGGGACGTCGCGGCGCTGGTCCGGGTGCACGCCCGGTGCGGACCGGACGGGTTGCTGCTGTGCGCGGAGGGCCATCCGGAGCTGCTGGTGCCCGAACCGGCCGGTGCCGCGCCGGTAGCGGTGCGGACCTTCCGCCGCCGGCTGCTGCGGGTTGACGCGCTACCCGCCGGCCCCGCCGCGGATGCCTGGCTCGGTGCGGTGCTCGACCGGCCGGTCCGGCTGGTCTGGCTCGCCCAGCCGGCCCGGCACATCCGGCGGGGCGACAAGGAGTATGACCCCGGTGACCAGGTCAGCTTCGCCGACGCGTACCCGGTGCTGCTGGCCAGCACCGCATCGTTGGCGGCGCTCGGCGACTGGCTCGTCGCGGCGGGCGCGGAGCCGGTGCCGATGGCCCGCTTCCGGCCCAACCTGGTCGTCGACGGCGCCCCCGCCTGGGCGGAGGACGGCTGGGCCGGGCGCGGCCTGCGGATCGGTGCGGTCCGCTTCCGCGCCGCCGGCCCGTCGGCCCGCTGCCTGGTCACCACGATCGACCAGGAGACCGGGGTACGCGACCGGGAACCGCTGCGTACCCTCGCCCGGCACCGCAACATCGACCGCAAGCTCCTGTTCGGGCTGAACCTCGTCCCGCTCCAGGCCGGCCACCTGCGGCTCGGCGACCCGCTGGAGCTGACCGACTGA